The nucleotide window GAGCACCAGATCCGCGGCTTCCACGGCGTCACGCTCAAGCTCGGCGACGTCGACGCGACCGCCGACCTGCTCGAGTTCATGGGCTACGAGTGGGTCGACGAGACGGGCGACCGGACCCGGTTCCGCGGCGCCGGCGACCGCGCGGCCGTCGTGGACCTGGTCGAACGGCCCGACGCGGGTCCCGCCGGCGGCGGCATCGGGTCCGTCCACCACGTGGCCTTCCGCGTGCCAGACGACGAGACCCAGCTCGCCTGGCAGCAGGCGCTCCGCGAGCGCGGCCAGCACGCGACCCCCGTGAAGGACCGCCAGTACTTCCGATCCATCTACTTCCGCGAGCCCGGTGGGGTGCTGTTCGAGTTCGCCACCGACGGCCCGGGGTTCGACATCGACGAGCCGGTCGGGGCGCTCGGCGAGGAGCTGAAGCTGCCGGAGTGGCTGGCCGACGACCGCGAGCGGATCGAGTCGGCGCTGCCGCCGCTGTCCGCGGCCGACGGGTCGTCCGACGTCGACGGGGAGGTTCGGGCGGATGACTGAGGGTCCCCACGCCGACCAGCAGGTCGTCACGGCCGGCGCCGACCTGGCGGACGCACGGGCGGCGGTGGTGATGGTCCACGGCCGCGGCGCGACCGCTCGGAGCATCCTCGGGATGGCCAGCGAGTTCGGCACCGACCACGTCGCCTACCTCGCGCCCCAGGCGGCGAATCACACCTGGTACCCCCACTCGTTCCTGGAGGAGACGGAGAAGAACCAGCCCCACCTGGACTCCGCGCTCGAGTTCCTCGGCGAGACGGTCAAACGCGCTGCCGACGCGGTGGGTCACGATCGTGTCGCCCTGCTCGGCTTCTCGCAGGGCGCGTGCCTCTCCTCGGAGTGGGTCGCCCGGAACGCCCGGCGCTACGGCGGCGTCGTCGCGTTCTCCGGCGGACTCGTCGGTCCGGAGGGGACCCCCCGGGAGTACGAGGGCGACCTCGACGGGACGCCGGCGTTCCTCGGCTGTTCGGACGTCGATCCCCACATCCCGCTGGAGCGCGTCCACGAGACCCGGGACGTGTTCGAGGACCTCGGCGCCGAGGTCGACGAGCGCATCTACGAGGGCATGGGCCACGGCGTCAACGAGGAGGAACTCGCCGCCGCGAAGGGCATCGTGACGAGCCTGGAGCGGGAGTAAGGCCAGTCGGCAAGCAGGTCGAACGCTGACTTTCCGTGGCTCGTCGCTCTTCTGGACAGGAATCAGTGGGAGTAAAAGGAGTCGCGAGACTTTCGCGGTCGTCCCTGTGACCGTAATGCTCTAGAAGTAATGGGGGAGACACTATCGAACGAAGGCAGTCCGAATGAGTTCTATTCCGACCGAGTAAGGCCAACCCTGCCGTCGCTCGTATCCAGTTCGAACCCCGCGTCGACGAGCCAGTCCCGCGACGCGCCCTCCCCGTGCAGCAGCACCTCCACGAGGTCCTCGGGTTCGTCCACGTCGGTCGCGAGCCGCCACGAGTCCACCTCGCGCACGCTCGCGCCGACGTCCCGCGCGGCCCGGAGGTGGTCCAGGTACGAGGCGCCGTGGTAGTCCACCCGGAACTCCGGGTGTCGGACGACGAGCGCGTTCGTCCCGCCGCCGCGCCCCGGCGCGATCACCACGTCGCCGCCGGCGGTCAGTCGCGAGAGCGCGGCGGGCGTGGCGAGCGCGAGGTCGGCCATCACGACGGCGACCGGTTCGTCGTCGGAGGCGCCGTGCTCGCGGAGCGCGTCGTTCACCGCCTCGGTCAGCGGCCGGTCGTCCACCGTCTGAGCGACGTCGCGGTCCTGTCGCTCGGTGGCGAGCAGGTGGGGCGAGAAGTCGGCCGCCCGAAGCGCGTCGAGCACGTCGCTCAGCATCGCGTCGGCGAAGGATCGGCGCTCGGACGCCGTCAGAACGTCCGCGAGGCGCGTCTTCGGCCGCTCGGCCGCGAACGGCACGATCGCGCGCATCTCAACCGAGTCGATCGTAGTTGTCCTGCCCGGAGCGCCAGTACAGGACGCCCCCGACGAGGACCGCGAGCACGAGCAGGCCCGCGACGCCGTAGATGATGAGCTGGTTCCGCTGCTGATCGCTGGAGGCCTGGTTCGCCTCGCGCTCGGATCGCTCGGCGAGCGTGACCGCGTTGTCGAAGTTGCCGGCCTCGTAGGCGTTCACGGCGCTGTCGAACGTCTCCTCCGCGTTCGTCGGGTTGCCGGCCGAGTCGATGGCGGCCGCCGCCGAGTCGAGCGCCTCGCGCGCCTCGCGGCTCTCTTGGGTGTACTGGGTCGCGTTCTCCGCGACGATCTCGTTGGAGTCCCCGCCCTGACGCACCTGCTGGAGTTCGACCAGCCGGAACTCGGCCTGCCGCTCGTAGTCGTACGCCTCGATCGGGGGGACGGTGCCGGTCACGCGGACCCGGACCTCGTCGTGGCCGTCGTCGATGGAGACCGAGGCCCCCTCGAACGACTCCCCGTCGTAGGACTCCTGGTCCACCTGGTTGCCCGCCTGGTCGTAGTACGTCACCGTCCAGGTGACGTTCCCGAGGCCGGTCGAGCCGGCGAGCTGCCAGCTGTCGTACTCGCCGTACAGTTCGGCGAGCGTCAACGTGGCCGTGACCTCCTCGCCGACCTCGGCGGTGTCGGGCAGGTCCTGCTCGCCGACCGAGACGGCAGCCGCTGGCGCGACGGCCGTCACGAGGAGCGAGAGTACGATGAGGACCTGGACGAGCCTAGAACAGCGATTCGAGCTCGTCTTCGTCATCACTTACCAGGTTGTCCAGGTTGTCGTCGCTCTCCTGCCGGATCTCGTCGATGTTGTCTTGCGCCTCGATGGCGACCTGCTGGAGCTCCTTGATGCGCGGGACGTTCGTCACGCCCGACAGCAGGATGACCGCCGCAACGAAGCCCGAACCGCTGACGGGGTAGTCGCCGCCGCGGACCTCCATCGAGCCGGTCTGCTCTTCGAGCCACTTCCGGCCGCGCTCGATGCCCTTGCGGTTGAGGTGCTGGGGCGGGCCGGCCATGACGAGCAGGGCGCGCTCTGCGCCCTCGATCTCGCAGGGCAGGGTGAGCCGCCCGAGCGCCGCCTTGCGGACGAGCGACGTGATGCGGTTGGTCGTGTGGGCCGTGTCGAGCCCCTCGTCGCCGCCGTCGTCGCCGGTGAGCCGCGAGAGCAGGCCGCCGGAGGACTTC belongs to Halorarum halophilum and includes:
- the cofC gene encoding 2-phospho-L-lactate guanylyltransferase, giving the protein MRAIVPFAAERPKTRLADVLTASERRSFADAMLSDVLDALRAADFSPHLLATERQDRDVAQTVDDRPLTEAVNDALREHGASDDEPVAVVMADLALATPAALSRLTAGGDVVIAPGRGGGTNALVVRHPEFRVDYHGASYLDHLRAARDVGASVREVDSWRLATDVDEPEDLVEVLLHGEGASRDWLVDAGFELDTSDGRVGLTRSE
- a CDS encoding alpha/beta hydrolase, which codes for MTEGPHADQQVVTAGADLADARAAVVMVHGRGATARSILGMASEFGTDHVAYLAPQAANHTWYPHSFLEETEKNQPHLDSALEFLGETVKRAADAVGHDRVALLGFSQGACLSSEWVARNARRYGGVVAFSGGLVGPEGTPREYEGDLDGTPAFLGCSDVDPHIPLERVHETRDVFEDLGAEVDERIYEGMGHGVNEEELAAAKGIVTSLERE
- a CDS encoding ring-cleaving dioxygenase, with product MTQPDHLDPIEGIHHVTVMSGDPDENVRFFRETLGLRLVKRTVNFDDVNTYHLYYGDEVGTPGTVYTVFPFGEGRRGRNGTGEVSATVFAVPEGSLDYWRDRLESEGAQVREPEDRFGARVLPFTDPDGQELELVGTDEFGGIEPWADSPVPEEHQIRGFHGVTLKLGDVDATADLLEFMGYEWVDETGDRTRFRGAGDRAAVVDLVERPDAGPAGGGIGSVHHVAFRVPDDETQLAWQQALRERGQHATPVKDRQYFRSIYFREPGGVLFEFATDGPGFDIDEPVGALGEELKLPEWLADDRERIESALPPLSAADGSSDVDGEVRADD